One window of the Pseudomonas sp. S04 genome contains the following:
- a CDS encoding GntR family transcriptional regulator yields the protein MTSCALKNPAFSISGTLPRRQREQLRCIDDVYPQVFDAILEHPIAPAPRFTEESLGQRFGVSRSVIRQVLERLARQQVVILRPNHRPQVAAPDAEQTRQIFHARRLAETTLVRLACQQPASRHLPQLRQWVERERQYLEQNRRAAAIRLSGEFHLQLADVAGNAPLAQFLERLVPLTSLALAQGQAPILADGTWQAHQALVEAVERGDARMAETLINRHLDHLQALLLNP from the coding sequence ATGACTTCCTGCGCCTTGAAGAATCCCGCTTTCTCGATTTCTGGCACCCTGCCCCGCCGCCAGCGGGAACAATTGCGCTGCATCGACGATGTCTATCCCCAGGTATTCGACGCCATTCTCGAACACCCCATCGCTCCAGCCCCGCGCTTTACCGAGGAGAGCCTGGGCCAGCGCTTCGGAGTCAGCCGCAGTGTCATACGCCAGGTCCTGGAGCGCCTGGCCCGTCAGCAGGTGGTGATTTTGCGACCCAATCATCGCCCCCAGGTGGCCGCGCCCGATGCCGAACAGACCCGGCAGATCTTCCACGCCCGGCGATTGGCGGAAACGACCCTGGTGCGCCTGGCGTGCCAGCAGCCAGCCTCCCGGCACCTGCCGCAGTTACGCCAATGGGTCGAACGTGAACGCCAATACCTGGAGCAGAACCGGCGGGCGGCAGCCATTCGCCTGTCTGGCGAGTTTCACCTGCAATTGGCGGACGTGGCGGGCAATGCCCCCCTGGCACAGTTCCTCGAGCGCCTGGTGCCGCTGACCTCGCTGGCATTGGCTCAGGGGCAGGCGCCGATCCTTGCCGACGGCACCTGGCAGGCGCACCAAGCCCTCGTCGAGGCCGTCGAGCGCGGCGATGCACGGATGGCTGAAACCCTGATCAACCGTCACCTGGATCATCTGCAAGCGCTATTGCTCAACCCGTGA
- the yjiA gene encoding GTPase, giving the protein MSSPIPVTVLSGFLGAGKTTLLRHLLKTEHGLKIAVIENEFSDAGIDTQLLGDEPVQVMTLSNGCVCCTIHTDLTKALYLLLERLDSGELTFDRLVIECTGLADPAPVAQTFFIDEELRERYILDGIITLVDAAHADVHLTQTIAQAQIGFADRLLVSKRDLVDEATFTALSERLTRINRRAPIRLVEHGKIDLAELLDVRGFNLNADLGGGVSLRPVSKAPSIDRISSLVLRSDQALDIDRLSEFMNELLEAHGKQLLRYKGVLSIAGESRRMVFQGVLKLYGFDWDTEWAEGEARESVIVFIADDLPEDKIRAGFARVAAA; this is encoded by the coding sequence GTGTCCTCTCCCATCCCGGTAACGGTCCTCAGTGGCTTCCTCGGTGCCGGCAAGACCACGCTGCTGCGTCATCTGCTCAAAACCGAGCACGGGCTGAAAATCGCGGTAATCGAAAACGAATTCAGTGATGCCGGTATCGACACCCAATTGTTGGGAGACGAGCCGGTGCAAGTGATGACGCTGTCCAATGGCTGCGTCTGCTGCACTATTCACACCGACCTGACCAAAGCCCTGTACCTGCTGCTCGAGCGCCTGGACAGTGGCGAGCTCACTTTTGATCGCCTGGTGATCGAATGCACCGGCCTGGCCGACCCGGCTCCCGTGGCCCAGACGTTCTTTATCGATGAAGAGTTGCGCGAGCGCTATATCCTCGACGGCATCATCACCCTGGTAGACGCCGCGCACGCCGACGTGCACCTGACCCAGACCATTGCCCAGGCTCAGATCGGTTTTGCCGATCGCCTGCTGGTCAGCAAACGTGACCTGGTGGACGAGGCGACATTCACCGCACTGAGTGAGCGCCTGACCCGGATCAATCGCCGCGCACCGATCCGCCTGGTCGAACACGGCAAGATCGACCTGGCCGAGTTGCTTGATGTGCGTGGCTTCAATCTCAATGCCGACCTCGGTGGCGGAGTCAGCTTGCGCCCGGTGAGCAAGGCACCATCAATCGACCGCATCTCCAGCCTGGTGCTGCGCAGCGATCAGGCGCTGGATATCGACCGGCTCAGCGAGTTCATGAACGAACTGCTGGAAGCGCACGGCAAACAACTGCTGCGCTACAAAGGCGTGCTGAGTATTGCCGGGGAATCGCGGCGCATGGTGTTTCAGGGGGTGCTGAAGCTGTATGGCTTCGATTGGGACACTGAGTGGGCCGAAGGTGAAGCGCGCGAAAGCGTGATCGTGTTCATTGCCGATGATTTGCCGGAAGACAAGATCCGCGCAGGCTTTGCCCGGGTGGCCGCTGCCTGA
- a CDS encoding YbdD/YjiX family protein: MFNDLSRLGKYLGQAARLMVGMPDYDNYVEHMQTNHPDKPVMSYEMFFRERQEARYGGKGGPKCC; this comes from the coding sequence GTGTTCAATGACCTGAGTCGCCTCGGTAAATACCTCGGTCAGGCCGCGCGCCTGATGGTCGGCATGCCCGACTACGACAATTACGTCGAGCATATGCAAACCAACCACCCGGACAAGCCGGTGATGAGCTACGAGATGTTCTTTCGCGAACGCCAGGAAGCTCGTTACGGCGGCAAGGGTGGGCCCAAGTGCTGTTGA
- a CDS encoding carbon starvation CstA family protein encodes MKNNNSLLRHLPWLLLAIVGACALGVVALRRGEAINALWIVVAAVAIYLVAYRYYSLFIATHVMQLDPRRATPAVLNNDGLDYVPTNKHILFGHHFAAIAGAGPLVGPVLAAQMGYLPGTLWLIAGVVLAGAVQDFMVLFMSTRRNGRSLGDIVREEMGRVPGTIALFGCFLIMIIILAVLALIVVKALAESPWGIFTVMATIPIAMFMGLYMRYVRPGRIGEISVIGVLLLLGSIWLGGQIAADPVWAKAFTFTGIEITWMLVGYGFVAASLPVWLILAPRDYLSTFLKIGTIIALAIGILVTMPELKMPALTQFIDGTGPVWKGGLFPFLFITIACGAVSGFHALISSGTTPKLLDNETNARYIGYGGMLMESFVAIMAMVAASVIEPGVYFAMNSPAAVVGSDVVSVAQTVSSWGFAITPEALQAVANDIGETTILARAGGAPTLAVGIAQILHSVLPGENTMAFWYHFAILFEALFILTAVDAGTRAGRFMLQDLLGSFVPALKRTESWTANLIATAGCVAMWGWLLYQGVVDPLGGINTLWPLFGISNQMLAGIALMLATVVLIKMKRQRYIWVTMLPAVWLLICTTTAGFIKLFDANPAIGFLSLAKKYSDALANGQVLAPAKNIAQMEHVIFNAYTNATLTALFLFVVFSILFYALKVGIAAWGSKERTDKESPYQALPDA; translated from the coding sequence ATGAAAAATAATAATAGCCTGCTACGCCACTTACCCTGGCTGCTGCTGGCAATCGTAGGAGCGTGCGCCCTCGGCGTAGTGGCATTGCGACGGGGTGAGGCGATCAACGCCTTGTGGATTGTGGTCGCGGCAGTGGCCATTTATCTGGTCGCATATCGTTACTACAGCCTGTTCATCGCAACCCATGTGATGCAACTCGACCCACGGCGGGCCACCCCCGCAGTGCTCAACAATGATGGTCTGGACTATGTGCCGACCAACAAACACATTCTGTTCGGTCACCACTTTGCCGCTATTGCCGGTGCTGGCCCGTTGGTCGGCCCGGTGCTGGCAGCGCAGATGGGCTATTTGCCCGGCACGCTGTGGCTGATCGCGGGCGTGGTGCTGGCGGGTGCCGTCCAGGACTTCATGGTCCTGTTCATGTCCACCCGCCGCAACGGCCGTTCCCTGGGTGACATCGTCCGTGAAGAAATGGGCCGCGTCCCTGGCACCATCGCGCTGTTTGGCTGCTTCCTGATCATGATCATCATCCTTGCGGTGCTGGCGCTGATCGTGGTCAAGGCCCTGGCCGAAAGCCCTTGGGGCATTTTCACGGTGATGGCGACCATCCCGATCGCGATGTTCATGGGCCTCTACATGCGCTACGTCCGCCCGGGTCGCATTGGCGAGATCTCGGTGATCGGCGTGTTGCTGCTGCTGGGCTCCATCTGGCTGGGCGGGCAGATTGCCGCGGATCCGGTCTGGGCCAAGGCTTTCACCTTCACCGGGATCGAAATTACCTGGATGCTGGTGGGCTATGGCTTTGTCGCGGCGTCGTTGCCGGTGTGGCTGATTCTGGCGCCTCGTGACTACCTGTCTACCTTCCTCAAGATCGGCACCATCATTGCCCTGGCCATTGGCATCCTGGTGACCATGCCTGAGCTGAAAATGCCGGCGCTGACCCAGTTCATTGATGGCACGGGCCCGGTGTGGAAGGGCGGTCTGTTCCCGTTCCTGTTCATTACCATTGCCTGTGGTGCGGTCTCCGGCTTCCATGCGCTGATCTCTTCGGGCACTACGCCCAAGCTGCTGGATAACGAAACCAACGCCCGCTATATCGGTTACGGCGGCATGCTGATGGAGTCTTTCGTGGCCATCATGGCCATGGTTGCCGCCTCGGTGATCGAGCCAGGCGTGTACTTCGCCATGAATAGCCCGGCAGCCGTGGTTGGCAGTGATGTGGTCAGCGTGGCGCAAACCGTCAGTAGTTGGGGCTTCGCGATTACCCCGGAAGCCCTGCAGGCGGTGGCCAATGACATCGGCGAAACCACCATCCTGGCGCGTGCCGGCGGTGCACCGACCCTGGCGGTCGGTATTGCGCAGATCCTGCACAGTGTCCTGCCTGGTGAAAACACCATGGCATTCTGGTACCACTTTGCCATTCTGTTCGAAGCGCTGTTCATCCTGACGGCGGTGGACGCCGGTACCCGTGCTGGGCGATTCATGCTGCAGGACCTGCTCGGGTCCTTTGTTCCGGCCCTCAAGCGTACCGAGTCCTGGACTGCCAACCTGATCGCGACAGCCGGTTGTGTGGCGATGTGGGGCTGGTTGCTGTACCAGGGCGTGGTCGATCCGCTGGGTGGGATCAATACCTTGTGGCCGCTGTTCGGTATCTCCAACCAGATGCTGGCCGGTATTGCGCTGATGCTTGCCACGGTCGTGCTGATCAAAATGAAGCGCCAGCGCTACATCTGGGTCACCATGCTGCCGGCGGTTTGGCTGCTGATCTGCACCACCACCGCAGGCTTCATCAAGCTGTTCGACGCCAACCCGGCGATCGGCTTCCTGTCCCTGGCCAAGAAGTACAGCGATGCCTTGGCTAATGGCCAGGTTCTCGCTCCGGCCAAGAACATTGCGCAGATGGAGCACGTGATCTTCAACGCCTACACCAACGCAACGCTCACCGCGCTGTTCCTGTTCGTGGTCTTCAGTATCCTGTTCTATGCGCTCAAGGTCGGTATTGCCGCCTGGGGCAGCAAGGAACGTACGGATAAAGAATCGCCCTACCAGGCCCTGCCGGATGCGTAA
- a CDS encoding PilZ domain-containing protein, whose amino-acid sequence MSTHAGNRRRFRRIAFDARTELSQGNHRWPVKLLDLSLKGLLVQRPDPWLGDRNRIFSVDIHLSEETEIRMDVQLTHEEHDQLGFVCRYISLESVSSLRRLIELNLGDPQELERELGALIET is encoded by the coding sequence ATGAGCACCCACGCTGGCAATCGCCGTCGTTTCCGGCGAATCGCATTCGACGCCCGAACCGAACTGAGCCAGGGCAATCACCGCTGGCCGGTGAAACTACTCGACCTGTCGCTCAAGGGCTTGCTGGTGCAACGCCCGGATCCCTGGCTGGGCGATCGCAACCGGATCTTTTCGGTGGACATTCACTTGAGTGAAGAAACCGAAATCCGCATGGACGTGCAATTGACCCACGAAGAGCACGACCAACTCGGATTTGTCTGTCGCTACATCAGCCTGGAGTCCGTCAGCAGCTTGCGCCGGCTGATCGAACTCAATCTCGGTGACCCGCAGGAGCTGGAGCGCGAACTGGGTGCCCTGATCGAAACCTGA
- the radA gene encoding DNA repair protein RadA → MAKAKRMYGCTECGSTFPKWAGQCGECGAWNTLTETMVESGGAAAPSGRTGWAGQQAQIKTLAEVSVEEIPRFSTASGELDRVLGGGLVDGSVVLIGGDPGIGKSTILLQTLCNLATRMPALYVTGEESQQQVAMRARRLGLPQDQLRVMTETCIETIIATARVEKPKVMVIDSIQTIFTEQLQSAPGGVSQVRESAALLVRYAKQSGTAIFLVGHVTKEGALAGPRVLEHMVDTVLYFEGESDGRLRLLRAVKNRFGAVNELGVFGMTDKGLKEVSNPSAIFLTRAQEEVPGSVVMATWEGTRPMLVEVQALVDDSHLANPRRVTLGLDQNRLAMLLAVLHRHGGIPTHDQDVFLNVVGGVKVLETASDLALMAAVMSSLRNRPLPHDLLVFGEVGLSGEVRPVPSGQERLKEAAKHGFKRAIVPKGNAPKEAPAGLRIIAVTRLEQALDALFE, encoded by the coding sequence ATGGCCAAGGCAAAACGCATGTACGGCTGCACCGAGTGCGGTTCGACCTTCCCCAAATGGGCGGGCCAATGCGGTGAGTGCGGGGCCTGGAACACCCTGACCGAAACCATGGTGGAGAGTGGCGGTGCCGCCGCTCCCAGCGGGCGTACTGGCTGGGCCGGGCAGCAGGCGCAGATCAAGACCCTGGCCGAAGTCAGCGTCGAAGAGATTCCGCGTTTCTCCACCGCTTCCGGCGAGCTCGACCGAGTGCTGGGCGGTGGCCTGGTCGACGGTTCCGTGGTGTTGATCGGCGGTGATCCGGGGATCGGCAAGTCAACCATTCTCCTGCAGACCCTGTGCAATCTCGCCACCCGCATGCCGGCCCTCTATGTCACCGGTGAGGAGTCACAGCAGCAAGTGGCCATGCGTGCCCGACGCCTGGGCTTGCCCCAGGATCAACTGCGGGTCATGACCGAAACCTGTATCGAAACCATCATCGCCACGGCGCGGGTGGAAAAGCCCAAGGTCATGGTGATCGACTCGATCCAGACGATTTTCACTGAACAACTGCAGTCGGCACCCGGCGGCGTGTCCCAGGTGCGCGAAAGTGCGGCGCTGTTGGTGCGTTACGCGAAACAAAGCGGCACGGCGATTTTCCTGGTCGGTCATGTGACCAAGGAAGGCGCGCTGGCGGGGCCTAGGGTCCTGGAGCACATGGTCGACACCGTGCTGTATTTCGAAGGCGAGTCCGATGGTCGCCTGCGCCTGTTGCGAGCGGTGAAAAACCGTTTTGGCGCGGTTAACGAACTGGGTGTTTTCGGCATGACCGACAAGGGCCTGAAAGAAGTCTCCAATCCGTCGGCGATTTTCCTTACCCGGGCCCAGGAAGAAGTGCCGGGCAGTGTGGTCATGGCTACGTGGGAAGGTACCCGTCCCATGTTGGTGGAAGTCCAGGCGCTGGTGGACGACAGCCACCTGGCCAATCCGCGCCGGGTGACCCTGGGCCTGGATCAGAACCGGCTGGCCATGTTGCTGGCAGTCCTGCACCGGCATGGTGGTATTCCGACCCACGACCAGGATGTATTCCTCAACGTAGTGGGCGGGGTCAAGGTGCTGGAAACCGCTTCGGACCTGGCGTTGATGGCCGCCGTGATGTCCAGCCTGCGTAACCGGCCGTTGCCCCACGATCTGCTGGTGTTTGGTGAAGTCGGTTTGTCCGGGGAAGTGCGCCCGGTGCCCAGCGGCCAGGAACGCTTGAAAGAAGCCGCCAAGCACGGCTTCAAGCGCGCGATCGTGCCCAAAGGCAATGCCCCGAAGGAAGCCCCGGCAGGGTTGCGGATCATCGCGGTGACGCGCCTGGAACAAGCCCTCGACGCATTGTTCGAGTAA
- the mscL gene encoding large-conductance mechanosensitive channel protein MscL, which produces MGVISEFKAFAVKGNVVDMAVGIIIGAAFGKIVTSFVGDLIMPPIGLLIGGVDFGDLAIPLKAAQGDAPAVVLAYGKFIQSIIDFVIVAFAIFMGVKAINRLKREEAVAPSLPPVPTKEEELLGEIRDLLKVQNSKP; this is translated from the coding sequence ATGGGCGTGATAAGTGAGTTCAAGGCCTTCGCGGTCAAAGGGAATGTGGTCGACATGGCCGTGGGCATCATCATCGGTGCGGCGTTCGGCAAGATCGTAACGTCGTTTGTCGGGGACCTGATCATGCCGCCAATCGGCCTGCTGATCGGTGGGGTGGACTTCGGGGACCTGGCAATCCCCCTGAAAGCGGCACAGGGCGACGCCCCGGCCGTGGTGCTGGCCTACGGTAAATTCATCCAGAGCATCATCGACTTCGTGATCGTCGCATTCGCGATCTTCATGGGCGTCAAGGCCATCAACCGCCTGAAGCGCGAAGAGGCCGTGGCACCAAGCCTGCCGCCTGTTCCGACCAAGGAAGAAGAGCTGCTGGGAGAGATCCGCGACCTGCTCAAGGTGCAGAACAGCAAGCCCTGA
- a CDS encoding ferredoxin--NADP reductase, whose amino-acid sequence MSASEEKFTRQTLLDVQPLTPSLFTLRTTRDAGFRFRAGQFARLGVTRADGSTVWRAYSMVSSPHDEYLEFFSIVVPGGEFTSELSRLNVGDTLLVDRQAFGYLTLDRFVDGRDLWLLSTGTGIAPFLSILQDFEAWEKFQRIILVYSVREARELAYQALIAGLAEREYLAEYAHKLQFIATVTREQHPGALQGRITHLLENGELERAAGVPITAEHSRVMLCGNPQMIDETRNLLKRRDLQLSLSRRPGQVAVENYW is encoded by the coding sequence ATGAGCGCCAGTGAAGAGAAATTCACCCGTCAGACCTTGCTCGATGTACAGCCATTGACCCCCAGCCTGTTTACCTTGCGCACCACGCGTGACGCGGGTTTTCGGTTTCGGGCGGGGCAGTTTGCGCGCCTGGGTGTAACCAGGGCCGACGGCAGCACGGTGTGGCGAGCCTATTCCATGGTGTCTTCACCCCATGATGAGTATCTCGAGTTCTTCTCAATTGTCGTGCCGGGTGGTGAGTTCACCAGCGAGCTGAGTCGCCTCAACGTCGGCGATACCTTGCTGGTCGACCGGCAGGCTTTTGGGTATCTGACGCTTGATCGTTTTGTCGATGGACGTGATCTGTGGTTGCTGTCCACTGGTACCGGGATCGCGCCATTTCTATCGATCTTGCAGGACTTCGAGGCCTGGGAAAAATTCCAGCGGATCATTCTGGTGTACAGCGTGCGTGAGGCCCGCGAGCTGGCGTATCAGGCATTGATCGCGGGCTTGGCGGAGCGCGAGTATCTGGCGGAGTACGCCCACAAGCTGCAATTTATTGCCACGGTGACACGTGAACAGCACCCGGGGGCGTTGCAGGGGCGAATCACTCACCTGCTTGAAAATGGTGAGCTGGAGCGGGCCGCGGGGGTGCCGATCACTGCCGAGCATTCGCGGGTGATGCTGTGTGGCAACCCGCAGATGATCGACGAGACGCGTAACCTGTTGAAACGGCGCGACCTGCAATTGAGCCTGAGTCGACGTCCTGGCCAGGTCGCGGTAGAAAACTACTGGTAG
- a CDS encoding autoinducer binding domain-containing protein, which yields MEIWKETQLKLLATESDIESAYKIALNLFNNMGYEYCAFSITSHTTTQRFDSVNLNNYPHDWNTQYEKNHYSSIDPIVAHCHHSILPIVWNRKTFAKAPALWSALQEQGLQHGWSQPAHDANGPAISMLSLARSHCQVSSFELYEHLGYAVFISHTLHALAMHKLSSQHPPCISVTHLSPREIEVLKWSADGKTASDIATILSLSERTVNFHVSSSIKKLGVNNKISAVVKATKSHMI from the coding sequence ATGGAGATCTGGAAGGAAACACAACTCAAGTTACTGGCAACCGAATCAGACATCGAAAGCGCCTACAAAATCGCTCTGAACCTGTTCAATAACATGGGTTATGAATATTGCGCATTTTCAATTACTTCCCACACAACAACTCAACGTTTTGACAGCGTCAACCTGAACAACTACCCCCATGACTGGAATACCCAGTATGAAAAAAACCACTACAGCTCGATTGATCCAATAGTTGCCCATTGCCACCATTCAATCCTGCCCATTGTCTGGAACCGCAAGACGTTCGCCAAAGCCCCCGCCCTCTGGAGCGCACTGCAGGAGCAAGGTTTGCAGCATGGCTGGTCACAACCGGCACATGACGCAAACGGCCCAGCCATCAGCATGCTCAGCCTGGCTCGCAGTCATTGCCAAGTCAGCTCTTTCGAGCTTTACGAACACCTCGGCTATGCGGTTTTCATCAGTCACACGCTGCACGCCCTGGCGATGCATAAACTCTCCAGCCAACACCCTCCGTGCATAAGCGTGACCCACCTGTCGCCGCGCGAGATCGAAGTCTTGAAATGGTCGGCAGATGGCAAGACCGCCTCGGACATTGCCACCATCCTGAGCCTCAGTGAGCGCACGGTAAATTTCCACGTCAGCAGTTCGATCAAGAAACTGGGGGTGAACAACAAAATCTCGGCCGTGGTGAAGGCCACCAAATCACACATGATCTGA